In Calothrix sp. PCC 7507, one DNA window encodes the following:
- a CDS encoding HD domain-containing protein encodes MLSERFTTALTYATQLHANQVRKGSGVPYIAHLLGVTSIALEHGANEDEAIAALLHDAIEDQGGAATREEIRDRFGDDVTAIVDACTDADTTPKPPWRQRKEAYIAHIPTASPSVLLVSAADKLYNAQSILRDYRIIGESLWQRFQGGREGTLWYYRELVDAFKRTSATAIVVELERVVLELEALTVEKGNEG; translated from the coding sequence ATGCTTTCAGAACGCTTCACTACGGCACTTACCTATGCAACCCAGCTACACGCCAACCAAGTACGTAAAGGTTCGGGTGTTCCCTACATCGCGCATTTATTGGGTGTCACCAGTATTGCTTTAGAGCATGGGGCCAATGAAGATGAAGCCATAGCAGCTCTGTTACATGATGCTATTGAAGACCAAGGGGGTGCGGCGACTAGAGAAGAAATCCGCGATCGCTTTGGGGACGATGTCACAGCTATAGTCGATGCTTGTACTGATGCCGATACAACACCTAAACCTCCTTGGCGACAGCGCAAAGAGGCATACATTGCCCATATTCCTACTGCTTCACCATCAGTATTGCTTGTCTCAGCAGCGGATAAACTTTACAATGCCCAGTCTATTCTGAGAGATTACCGAATAATCGGCGAATCACTTTGGCAGCGCTTTCAAGGGGGCAGAGAGGGTACTCTTTGGTATTATCGGGAACTGGTAGATGCATTTAAGCGGACAAGTGCAACTGCGATTGTCGTAGAGTTAGAAAGAGTGGTTTTAGAATTGGAAGCATTGACAGTTGAAAAAGGGAATGAAGGCTGA
- the rimP gene encoding ribosome maturation factor RimP produces MTHPLIPQIIDLASPVAEELGLEVVAVVFHTNQRPPTLRIDIRNPQQDTGLNDCERMSRALEASLDAAEIIPDTYVLEVSSPGVSRQLVTDREFISFKGFPVIISTSPPYDGQQEWTGQLIRRDENTVYLNQKGRTVEIPRTLITRVQLDERR; encoded by the coding sequence ATGACTCATCCTTTAATTCCACAAATTATTGATTTGGCATCACCAGTAGCAGAAGAACTGGGATTAGAAGTTGTTGCTGTGGTTTTCCACACCAATCAACGTCCGCCAACTTTGCGGATAGACATCCGTAATCCTCAGCAGGACACAGGGCTGAATGATTGTGAACGGATGAGTCGTGCTTTAGAAGCCTCCTTAGATGCGGCAGAGATCATTCCAGATACCTATGTCTTGGAAGTGTCCAGTCCTGGTGTTTCACGACAACTCGTAACCGATAGAGAGTTTATTTCTTTCAAAGGATTTCCTGTCATCATCTCCACTTCCCCACCCTACGACGGACAGCAAGAGTGGACAGGTCAATTGATTCGCCGGGACGAGAATACAGTTTACCTAAACCAAAAAGGTCGTACAGTCGAAATTCCCCGTACCCTAATTACCAGGGTGCAGCTGGATGAGCGTCGGTAA
- a CDS encoding YlxR family protein, protein MKPNYRRCISCRRVGLKEEFWRIVRVFPSGKVQLDQGMGRSAYICPQTSCLQAAQKKNRLGRSLHAAVPEALYQTLWQRLAQSNPPNQI, encoded by the coding sequence ATGAAACCGAATTATCGGCGTTGTATTAGTTGCCGTCGAGTAGGACTTAAAGAAGAGTTTTGGCGGATTGTCCGCGTCTTTCCGTCTGGAAAGGTACAATTGGATCAGGGCATGGGGCGTTCTGCCTATATTTGTCCACAGACGAGCTGCCTCCAAGCGGCTCAGAAAAAAAATCGACTAGGGCGATCGCTACATGCAGCAGTGCCAGAAGCACTGTATCAGACATTGTGGCAGCGTCTAGCCCAAAGCAATCCCCCAAATCAAATTTAG
- the nusA gene encoding transcription termination factor NusA: MSMVSLPGLKELIESISRERNLPRLAVQSAIREALLKGYERYRRAQNLERKQFDEEYFDNFEVELDIDGEGFRVLSTKSIVEEVSNSDHQISLDEVQQVAPEAQLGDSVVLDVTPDQGEFGRMAAMQTKQVLAQKLRDQQRQMVQEEFQDLESTVLQARVLRFERQSVILAVSSGFSQPEVEAELPKREQLPNDNYRANATFKVYLKKVSQGQQRGPQLLVSRADAGLVVYLFANEVPEIEDEVVRIVAVAREANPPSRYVGPRTKIAVDTLDRDVDPVGACIGARGSRIQVVVNELRGEKIDVIRWSPDPATYIANALSPARVDEVRLMDPETRQTHVLVAEDQLSLAIGKEGQNVRLAARLTGWKIDIKDKAKYDYAGEDAKFAASRAKYQLEQEELEDDFDESELEDDNQGELDSEDESYETSFDTSFDTSEEE; encoded by the coding sequence ATGTCAATGGTAAGTTTACCTGGATTAAAAGAATTAATTGAAAGTATCAGTCGTGAGCGGAATTTACCTCGTTTAGCAGTGCAATCAGCTATTAGAGAAGCATTGCTCAAAGGTTACGAGCGTTATCGTCGCGCCCAGAACTTGGAACGTAAGCAGTTCGATGAAGAATACTTTGATAATTTTGAAGTAGAACTTGATATTGACGGTGAAGGATTCCGTGTTCTTTCCACCAAAAGCATCGTTGAAGAGGTGAGTAACTCCGACCATCAAATTTCCCTAGATGAAGTGCAGCAAGTAGCTCCCGAAGCCCAGTTAGGCGACTCAGTAGTGCTAGATGTCACCCCAGACCAAGGAGAATTTGGGCGGATGGCGGCGATGCAAACCAAGCAAGTCCTGGCGCAAAAACTGCGGGATCAGCAACGCCAGATGGTGCAAGAAGAGTTCCAAGACTTAGAAAGCACTGTATTACAAGCAAGAGTGCTGCGATTTGAGAGACAATCAGTGATTTTGGCAGTCAGCAGTGGTTTTAGTCAACCAGAGGTAGAAGCCGAATTACCAAAAAGGGAACAGTTACCCAACGATAATTATCGAGCTAATGCCACATTTAAGGTATATCTCAAAAAGGTTTCCCAAGGGCAGCAACGAGGACCACAGTTGCTAGTGTCTCGTGCCGATGCGGGTTTGGTAGTTTATTTATTTGCCAACGAAGTACCAGAAATAGAAGATGAAGTCGTCCGGATTGTCGCCGTAGCACGAGAAGCCAATCCCCCCTCTCGTTATGTAGGCCCCCGCACTAAAATTGCTGTTGACACCCTGGATCGTGATGTAGACCCAGTTGGCGCTTGTATTGGCGCACGGGGATCGCGGATTCAAGTAGTAGTGAACGAATTACGCGGTGAAAAAATCGATGTGATTCGTTGGTCTCCCGACCCAGCAACTTACATTGCTAATGCTTTGAGTCCAGCAAGGGTAGATGAAGTGCGGCTCATGGACCCCGAAACACGGCAAACACATGTACTAGTAGCGGAAGACCAACTGAGTTTAGCTATTGGCAAAGAAGGACAGAATGTCCGTTTGGCAGCTCGTTTAACAGGTTGGAAAATTGACATCAAAGACAAAGCCAAGTATGACTATGCAGGGGAAGATGCCAAGTTTGCAGCCTCACGTGCCAAATATCAACTAGAGCAAGAAGAATTGGAAGATGATTTTGATGAGTCAGAGTTAGAGGACGACAATCAGGGAGAATTGGACTCAGAAGATGAGTCTTATGAAACTAGTTTTGACACTAGTTTTGACACTAGTGAGGAAGAGTAA
- a CDS encoding DUF1565 domain-containing protein has translation MKYRGFHVSVAKHLRFLSGSHLKSTSPLPVGIMALLVASSGSILLPGAVNAGATHQDSIAPTLTAQVPVTAAVIYVNPATGADTGAGASAAAPYKTITFALSKAQSGTFIQLAPGSYNKESGETFPLLLKPGVTLQGDESSKGQGILITGGGYYTSKTFARQDITILAENGTAIAGLTVTNPNQRGTGVWVESSNPLIRNNTFTNSVREGVFVTGTGNPKVESNIFVQNKGNGISIAKSAQGEIRNNLFQDTGFGLAIGGASTPLIIENQIVQNQDGLFISETAKPVLRKNVIQNNKRDGVVATVSATPDLGTNASPGGNLIRNNTRYDVNNSTKTSRIAAVGNDIDQKKILGQVDFVAATVDQPSGGAVAFKDVPAGYWAKGYIEALASQNIIAGFPDGSFKPNEPVTRAQFATIVTKALKPAAKRTAIDFKDVQSNFWAYAAIKSAYQSQFVTGYPDGNFKPQQQIPRVQALVSLANGLGLTANNQNVLTFYSDAAQIPNYAVGPVAAATARQLVINYPTVKQLSPNREATRAEVAAFVYQALVNAGRAPAITSSYLVTVP, from the coding sequence ATGAAATATCGGGGTTTTCACGTTTCTGTGGCGAAACATCTTCGCTTTCTTTCTGGCAGTCACCTCAAATCTACTTCACCCTTGCCAGTGGGAATCATGGCTTTGTTGGTTGCTTCTAGTGGGTCAATTTTATTACCTGGTGCAGTAAATGCTGGTGCCACCCACCAAGACAGTATCGCTCCAACTCTCACAGCGCAAGTTCCTGTAACTGCAGCAGTGATTTACGTTAATCCCGCAACTGGTGCAGACACTGGCGCTGGTGCCTCAGCGGCTGCGCCTTACAAAACAATTACTTTCGCCCTCAGTAAAGCCCAATCTGGTACATTTATTCAATTAGCTCCTGGTAGCTATAACAAAGAAAGTGGTGAAACCTTCCCACTTTTGCTGAAACCAGGAGTGACGCTGCAGGGTGATGAATCCAGCAAAGGCCAAGGGATCTTGATTACAGGTGGAGGTTACTACACTAGTAAGACCTTTGCCAGACAGGATATTACAATTTTGGCGGAAAATGGGACAGCGATCGCCGGTCTTACTGTCACCAACCCAAATCAACGGGGTACTGGTGTATGGGTGGAATCGTCTAATCCCCTGATTAGAAACAATACTTTTACTAATAGCGTCCGAGAAGGCGTTTTTGTCACTGGTACAGGGAATCCCAAAGTTGAAAGTAACATCTTTGTGCAAAACAAAGGCAATGGGATTTCCATCGCTAAATCAGCCCAGGGAGAAATCCGGAATAACTTATTTCAGGATACCGGTTTTGGACTAGCGATCGGTGGTGCTTCCACACCCCTAATCATAGAAAACCAAATTGTCCAAAACCAAGATGGTCTTTTCATCTCCGAGACAGCCAAGCCAGTACTCCGTAAGAATGTCATTCAAAACAACAAGCGGGATGGTGTTGTCGCGACTGTTAGTGCTACTCCTGATTTAGGTACTAATGCAAGTCCTGGTGGCAATCTCATACGCAATAACACCCGTTATGATGTCAACAACTCTACCAAAACTAGCCGGATTGCTGCTGTTGGCAACGATATCGATCAGAAAAAGATTTTGGGTCAAGTAGACTTTGTCGCCGCAACTGTAGATCAACCCTCTGGTGGTGCTGTTGCCTTTAAAGATGTTCCTGCAGGCTACTGGGCAAAAGGTTACATCGAAGCTTTAGCCTCCCAAAATATTATTGCAGGGTTCCCTGATGGCAGCTTTAAACCTAATGAGCCTGTAACACGCGCTCAATTCGCCACCATTGTCACCAAAGCTTTAAAACCAGCAGCCAAACGCACAGCTATCGATTTTAAAGATGTTCAAAGCAATTTTTGGGCTTACGCTGCCATTAAATCTGCTTACCAGAGTCAATTTGTCACTGGCTATCCAGATGGTAATTTCAAACCACAGCAGCAAATTCCTAGAGTGCAGGCGTTAGTTTCCTTAGCTAATGGTTTGGGGTTAACTGCAAATAATCAGAATGTGTTGACTTTCTACAGCGATGCTGCCCAAATTCCTAATTATGCTGTTGGCCCAGTTGCTGCTGCAACGGCGCGCCAACTAGTAATTAACTATCCTACAGTCAAGCAGCTTAGTCCTAATCGTGAAGCCACTAGGGCAGAAGTTGCGGCTTTTGTTTACCAAGCACTAGTGAATGCTGGACGCGCCCCGGCAATTACTTCATCCTATTTAGTAACAGTTCCTTAA
- a CDS encoding low-complexity tail membrane protein yields MSSFRSEPILWIHVAGLATLPISLLLCLLFLSIGEPLLPVWMELFLVAAIGVIPLLWMQFRRPFYIFAILGVALKPENLTEQQRKILCLINTNLNRVLALATAILLVGVLWQIYQVAPLVSNVARFLPQWRSAGLLLASLAFLASNLFLQIPVSIVRVLVTNDTEFAAIEPLPLEKIKQDFTILGVRVNQIVPQLVQSLLGMNKDSQEPLKSDPEQH; encoded by the coding sequence ATGTCCTCATTTCGCTCTGAACCTATTTTGTGGATACACGTCGCTGGATTGGCGACGTTGCCGATTTCATTGCTCCTGTGCTTATTGTTCCTCTCCATTGGTGAGCCGCTCTTACCAGTGTGGATGGAACTATTTTTAGTGGCTGCTATCGGCGTGATCCCGCTACTGTGGATGCAATTTCGCCGCCCATTTTATATATTTGCTATTTTGGGCGTAGCGCTCAAACCAGAAAATCTGACTGAGCAGCAACGAAAAATTCTTTGTTTAATTAATACAAATTTAAATCGCGTGTTGGCCCTTGCGACAGCAATACTATTAGTGGGGGTGCTATGGCAGATTTACCAAGTTGCGCCACTGGTGTCAAATGTTGCCAGGTTCTTACCCCAATGGCGTAGTGCGGGATTGCTGTTGGCTTCTCTAGCCTTTCTCGCCAGCAATCTATTTTTGCAAATTCCCGTGAGCATCGTTAGAGTTTTAGTGACTAATGACACAGAATTTGCAGCCATAGAACCATTACCTTTAGAAAAGATTAAGCAAGATTTCACAATTTTAGGGGTGCGGGTGAATCAAATTGTGCCCCAGTTAGTTCAGTCCCTGTTAGGGATGAACAAAGATTCCCAGGAACCCTTAAAGTCAGATCCTGAGCAGCATTAA
- a CDS encoding transglutaminase domain-containing protein, translated as MSFVLPSMTVSQMFGQRTIRPLSAAALGGIAFIKDRLLAIDTAKGHLLEIDPISDNSIILNPHQVREFSEATGLAVWEDTLWVTRGNGVYLCNLASLGLEHFVTLPHPADGVAVWESTVYVSCQKLGYILVFDRDTRKEITRFYAPGVGVENLVVSQETLWVCDRLEQTVYSIDRGTGEIQFSVLTPFESPTGIAIHKDAETGKESIYIAYADEEPYIRDNPNADPNHELTYRDRTFIHPLHYHFEPDKRYALSNGYLIEMSYAEEISPLEEVYIPDVEWRIALPSDTERQKLKQVEPIGVPFTEEVIDGQRVAVFKFDALTPGERHIFGWKALLEVRGIKYRITPRDVEDIPELLPEFQTRYLVDDDDLAMDSAIVRRAARDAIGSETNLLRKMYSIRNYVYDELSYGIKPYIDTPDIVLERGVGSCGEYVGVLLALCRLNGIPCRTVGRYKCPQHGEQHGVPLQPDFNHVWLEFYIPGFGWLPMESNPDDVGNNGPYPTRFFMGLCWYHIEIGKGVTFETVSSQGARLTKEDIPIGDLAINHIRFTILKELPPF; from the coding sequence ATGAGTTTTGTACTCCCCAGTATGACCGTTAGTCAGATGTTTGGGCAAAGAACAATTCGACCGCTTAGTGCTGCTGCCTTGGGTGGCATTGCTTTCATCAAAGATAGACTCCTGGCGATAGATACTGCTAAAGGGCACTTGTTGGAGATTGATCCCATCTCTGACAACAGCATAATCCTTAATCCCCACCAAGTCAGGGAATTTAGCGAGGCCACAGGTCTAGCCGTGTGGGAAGATACGCTATGGGTAACCCGTGGTAACGGTGTTTATTTGTGCAATCTTGCGTCACTAGGTTTAGAACATTTTGTTACATTGCCCCATCCGGCTGACGGCGTTGCTGTTTGGGAATCAACAGTCTATGTTAGCTGCCAAAAGCTAGGTTATATTCTGGTTTTTGACCGCGATACCCGCAAAGAGATTACCAGATTTTATGCTCCAGGGGTGGGTGTGGAAAATTTGGTAGTCAGTCAAGAAACTCTTTGGGTGTGCGATCGCCTTGAGCAAACAGTCTACTCCATCGACAGAGGCACTGGGGAAATTCAATTCAGTGTGTTGACACCCTTTGAATCACCTACAGGTATAGCCATACACAAAGATGCGGAAACAGGCAAGGAAAGTATTTACATTGCCTACGCTGATGAGGAACCTTATATTCGGGATAATCCGAATGCTGACCCTAATCATGAATTAACCTACCGCGATCGGACTTTTATCCATCCCCTGCATTATCATTTCGAGCCAGATAAACGCTACGCCCTCTCCAATGGCTATCTCATCGAAATGTCCTATGCCGAGGAAATCTCCCCCTTGGAAGAGGTATATATACCAGACGTAGAATGGCGGATTGCTCTACCATCAGACACTGAACGCCAAAAGTTAAAACAGGTTGAACCCATCGGTGTACCGTTTACAGAAGAAGTCATAGATGGGCAAAGAGTGGCAGTATTTAAATTTGATGCCCTCACCCCAGGTGAACGCCATATATTTGGTTGGAAAGCCCTGTTAGAAGTCCGAGGCATCAAATATCGCATCACCCCCAGAGATGTAGAAGATATTCCCGAACTATTACCAGAATTTCAAACTCGCTACCTGGTGGATGATGACGACTTAGCAATGGATTCTGCCATTGTCCGCCGCGCCGCCCGTGACGCTATTGGTTCAGAAACCAACCTCCTGCGGAAAATGTACAGCATCCGCAACTACGTCTACGATGAGTTGTCCTACGGCATTAAACCCTACATTGACACACCCGATATCGTCCTAGAACGGGGTGTTGGTTCCTGTGGCGAGTATGTGGGTGTTTTGCTAGCTTTATGTCGTTTAAATGGCATTCCTTGTCGCACCGTAGGTAGATATAAATGCCCCCAACATGGCGAACAGCATGGTGTCCCCCTGCAACCCGACTTTAATCACGTCTGGCTAGAATTCTATATCCCTGGTTTTGGCTGGTTGCCAATGGAATCAAATCCTGACGACGTAGGCAACAATGGTCCCTATCCCACCCGCTTTTTTATGGGTTTATGCTGGTATCACATCGAAATTGGCAAAGGTGTCACCTTTGAAACTGTCAGCAGTCAAGGTGCAAGGCTCACTAAAGAAGATATTCCCATTGGCGATTTGGCGATTAATCACATTCGCTTTACAATTCTTAAAGAATTACCGCCGTTTTGA
- the infB gene encoding translation initiation factor IF-2 codes for MNNGKVRIYELSKELNLDNKELLAICDQLEIAVKSHSSTISDSEAEQIRAAAEKLAATNGTPKRENSPSSHKPNSPQTGSRNRPAPPPHKQQILEIRKPKILRNPTSNAPEASVAINTQAASSEVNSAAPPRPFATPVSPMQPTAPTRPVPRNLSETSQQPAVTDAEPTPHPHTEAAETVAADKPERTVPSRPKPEKPQKPQLVAPPARPAAEESEVLDLQAQTDKPILKRERPRRAEEERDQVKPKVAKLPTDPGLQAVPTPQRQARPTPSPMKPEQRGSRPSAPGPSFGDPQRPRPVRPGEAVAAMPIATPPRPMQGAPGKSAGVEDAIPGDIIDLKRPTPPRLAKGGKKWQEEEIIDEIKEKAGKGIVKGKRVKPILDDDFEEDDLLDEDGLDAPATVQVSLSIARPPKPKSTRPPQQPALAVAAPTARGSRKSSSRDRDHNRRQEAETKRDRPEKVVVTGPLTVQELADVLAVADTEIVKILFMKGMAVSITQNLDIPTITLVGKELEIEVETAEPEAEARKVTEMLDVADMENLHRRPPVVTIMGHVDHGKTTLLDSIRKTKVAAGEAGGITQHIGAYHVDIEHEGKPHQIVFLDTPGHEAFTAMRARGARVTDIAVLVVAADDGVRPQTIEAISHAQAAEVPIVVAINKIDKEGAQPERVKQELTNYGLTAEDWGGETIMVPVSAIKGENLDTLLEMILLVAEVGELSANPDRSAKGTVIEAHLDKAKGAVATLLIQNGTLHVGDMLVAGSAFGKVRAMVDDRGKRVDIASPSFAVEVLGLSDVPAAGDDFEVFTNEKEARALASDRADRQRLSRLLQGRVTLTTLSAQAQEGELKELNLILKGDVQGSVEAIVGSLRQIPQNEVQIRMLLATAGEITETDIDLAAASGAVIIGFNTTFASGARQAADESGVDVREYNIIYKLLEDIQGALEGLLEPELVEEPLGQTEVRAVFPVGRGAVAGCYVQSGKLVRNCKLRVRRAGKVIYEGVLDSLKRMKEDAREVNAGYECGIGVDKFNDWIEGDIIESYQMVTKRRTLTLTK; via the coding sequence ATGAACAACGGCAAAGTTAGAATCTATGAATTATCAAAGGAATTGAATTTGGATAACAAAGAGCTATTAGCAATATGCGACCAGCTCGAAATTGCGGTCAAAAGTCATAGCAGTACGATTTCAGACTCTGAGGCTGAACAAATTCGTGCAGCTGCGGAAAAACTCGCAGCCACAAATGGGACGCCAAAAAGAGAAAACAGTCCGTCCAGTCATAAACCAAATTCACCGCAAACTGGCTCTCGAAACCGACCTGCTCCACCACCTCACAAACAACAAATTTTGGAAATTCGTAAACCCAAAATATTGAGAAATCCTACCTCCAACGCCCCAGAGGCGTCAGTTGCTATCAATACTCAAGCTGCTTCGTCTGAAGTTAATTCTGCAGCACCTCCACGACCCTTTGCTACTCCTGTCTCACCCATGCAGCCGACGGCACCAACTCGACCTGTACCCCGGAATCTATCTGAGACATCACAGCAACCAGCTGTCACAGATGCAGAGCCAACGCCTCATCCTCATACCGAAGCAGCAGAAACAGTAGCTGCGGACAAACCGGAAAGAACAGTTCCATCTAGACCAAAACCGGAAAAGCCCCAAAAACCTCAACTAGTGGCCCCACCAGCGAGGCCTGCGGCTGAAGAATCGGAGGTTTTAGATCTCCAGGCTCAGACAGATAAACCGATTCTCAAACGCGAACGTCCACGGCGCGCGGAAGAAGAACGCGATCAAGTCAAGCCAAAGGTGGCTAAACTACCAACAGACCCAGGTTTACAGGCTGTACCGACACCACAAAGACAGGCACGTCCCACTCCGTCACCCATGAAACCGGAGCAGAGGGGAAGTCGTCCATCTGCACCAGGACCATCATTTGGTGACCCACAAAGACCCAGACCAGTGCGTCCGGGTGAAGCTGTAGCCGCTATGCCGATCGCTACTCCACCCAGACCAATGCAAGGCGCACCGGGGAAATCTGCGGGAGTTGAGGATGCAATACCAGGCGACATCATTGATTTGAAACGCCCCACGCCACCTCGTCTAGCCAAAGGTGGGAAAAAGTGGCAGGAAGAAGAAATTATTGACGAAATCAAAGAAAAGGCTGGTAAGGGGATCGTCAAAGGTAAGCGGGTTAAACCGATCCTGGATGATGACTTTGAAGAAGACGACTTACTGGATGAAGATGGTCTAGATGCCCCAGCAACCGTCCAAGTCAGCCTCTCTATTGCCCGTCCTCCTAAGCCTAAGTCCACCAGACCTCCACAGCAACCAGCATTGGCTGTGGCAGCCCCAACAGCCAGAGGCAGTAGAAAATCCTCCAGCCGCGATCGCGACCACAACCGTCGTCAAGAAGCGGAAACCAAGCGCGATCGTCCAGAGAAAGTGGTCGTCACCGGGCCGCTGACAGTCCAAGAACTAGCCGATGTTTTGGCCGTCGCTGATACAGAGATTGTGAAAATCCTGTTCATGAAAGGCATGGCGGTGAGTATCACCCAAAACCTCGATATCCCCACTATTACCCTGGTAGGAAAAGAACTAGAAATAGAAGTAGAAACTGCTGAACCGGAAGCAGAAGCCCGCAAAGTCACAGAAATGCTGGATGTGGCAGATATGGAAAACCTCCATCGCCGTCCCCCAGTAGTGACCATTATGGGTCACGTAGACCACGGTAAAACCACCCTACTCGACTCAATCCGCAAAACGAAAGTGGCAGCGGGAGAAGCTGGTGGTATTACCCAACACATCGGTGCATACCATGTGGATATAGAACACGAAGGTAAGCCACACCAAATAGTCTTCCTGGATACCCCTGGTCACGAAGCCTTCACCGCTATGCGGGCACGGGGAGCAAGGGTGACAGACATAGCGGTTTTAGTGGTGGCGGCTGATGACGGTGTTCGTCCTCAAACCATTGAAGCAATTAGCCATGCTCAAGCTGCGGAAGTGCCAATTGTTGTAGCCATCAACAAAATTGACAAAGAAGGGGCACAACCAGAACGGGTGAAACAAGAACTCACCAACTATGGACTGACCGCAGAAGACTGGGGTGGTGAAACAATTATGGTGCCAGTGAGTGCGATCAAAGGCGAAAACCTGGATACGCTCCTAGAAATGATTCTACTGGTAGCAGAAGTTGGAGAATTATCCGCCAACCCAGATCGTTCTGCCAAAGGAACTGTCATTGAGGCACATTTAGATAAGGCCAAGGGAGCAGTTGCTACCCTGCTGATTCAAAATGGTACCCTGCATGTGGGCGATATGTTAGTCGCAGGTTCGGCATTTGGTAAAGTCCGAGCTATGGTCGATGACAGAGGCAAAAGAGTAGATATTGCTTCTCCTTCCTTTGCTGTTGAGGTGCTGGGATTAAGTGATGTCCCCGCCGCAGGTGATGACTTTGAAGTCTTCACCAACGAAAAAGAAGCCAGAGCATTGGCGAGCGATCGCGCCGACAGACAACGTCTATCCCGCCTCCTCCAAGGTCGTGTCACCCTCACAACCCTCTCTGCTCAAGCTCAAGAAGGCGAGTTGAAAGAACTCAACTTGATCCTCAAAGGAGACGTACAAGGTTCGGTGGAAGCCATTGTGGGATCTCTCAGACAAATCCCTCAAAACGAAGTCCAAATTCGGATGCTGTTGGCTACTGCTGGTGAAATCACCGAGACAGATATCGACCTAGCCGCAGCCAGTGGTGCCGTCATCATCGGCTTCAACACCACCTTCGCTAGTGGCGCCAGACAAGCCGCAGACGAATCAGGCGTAGATGTCCGGGAATACAACATCATCTACAAACTCCTAGAAGACATCCAAGGAGCCTTGGAAGGTCTACTGGAACCAGAGTTGGTGGAAGAACCCCTCGGTCAAACCGAAGTCCGTGCAGTCTTCCCCGTCGGTCGTGGTGCGGTTGCTGGTTGTTACGTACAATCTGGCAAACTGGTTCGCAACTGCAAACTGCGGGTGCGTCGTGCCGGTAAGGTGATCTACGAAGGCGTGCTTGATTCCCTCAAACGGATGAAAGAGGATGCACGCGAAGTCAACGCTGGTTATGAATGCGGTATCGGCGTTGATAAATTCAATGACTGGATTGAAGGTGACATCATCGAATCCTATCAAATGGTAACCAAGCGCCGGACGCTTACACTCACGAAATGA
- a CDS encoding peptidoglycan-binding protein, with translation MWCGFGKSSVTIATICMVTASITISDTAFAASYKPQQFRSVLRGLGYNVKVTNTPLTDEETQKAIKEFQKGYKLTVDGIVGPKTEGLAAKIIQTLQQNLNKVLKPKTPLPGDQFYGPQTEAAVKEYQKKLQLQETGIANLALRQKLNEEAGSTKPAPKPTASPTPTTTPTAKPTTKPTAKPTATPTVKPTTKPTATPTATPTATPTATPTATPTSTP, from the coding sequence ATGTGGTGTGGGTTTGGAAAATCAAGTGTAACCATTGCTACTATCTGCATGGTGACAGCGAGCATAACGATTTCAGATACAGCATTTGCCGCCAGTTATAAGCCACAGCAATTCCGATCTGTGTTGCGCGGATTGGGATATAATGTCAAGGTGACAAATACACCCTTGACTGATGAGGAAACTCAAAAGGCAATTAAAGAATTTCAAAAGGGTTACAAGTTAACTGTAGACGGCATCGTGGGGCCAAAAACTGAAGGTCTTGCCGCCAAAATTATTCAAACTTTGCAGCAAAACTTGAATAAGGTACTGAAGCCCAAAACTCCTTTACCTGGGGATCAATTTTATGGACCCCAAACAGAAGCGGCGGTGAAGGAATATCAGAAAAAGCTTCAGCTACAAGAAACTGGAATTGCTAATTTAGCACTCCGTCAGAAGTTGAATGAAGAAGCAGGTTCTACGAAGCCAGCGCCTAAACCTACAGCCTCACCAACACCAACAACGACACCAACCGCGAAACCGACTACAAAGCCAACAGCGAAACCAACAGCCACACCGACGGTAAAACCAACAACGAAACCAACGGCCACACCGACAGCCACACCGACAGCCACACCGACAGCCACACCGACAGCCACACCGACATCTACGCCTTAA
- a CDS encoding DUF3493 domain-containing protein — protein MVQPNPKNRLNPEQYARLKAEIAAPYRGIRKFIYVACGASGFIGAFIFFFKLLAGRDLDSTLPNLALQLGIVALMVFLWRWEQSRQR, from the coding sequence ATGGTACAACCAAATCCCAAAAATCGCCTCAACCCTGAACAATATGCTCGTCTCAAAGCAGAAATTGCTGCTCCCTATCGAGGTATCCGCAAATTTATCTATGTTGCTTGTGGTGCTTCTGGTTTCATCGGTGCATTCATCTTTTTCTTTAAACTACTCGCTGGACGAGATCTTGATAGTACCTTGCCTAACTTAGCACTCCAACTAGGCATCGTGGCTTTGATGGTATTTCTCTGGCGCTGGGAGCAGAGTCGGCAACGATGA